A genomic region of Scomber japonicus isolate fScoJap1 chromosome 5, fScoJap1.pri, whole genome shotgun sequence contains the following coding sequences:
- the bet1l gene encoding BET1-like protein, which produces MADWNRGHGSVDDMLDTENKRLSENLAAKVSRLKSLAYDIDREADDQNEYLDGMDSNFLSATGLLTGSVKRFSTMVRSGRDNRRILCYVSVGLVLVFFMFYYLVSRIQR; this is translated from the exons ATGGCGGACTGGAACAGAG gtcatGGTTCTGTTGACGACATGTTGGACACTGAGAACAAACGTCTATCAGAGAATCTGGCAGCGAAAGTCTCCCGACTGAAATCT ctggCGTACGACATCGACAGAGAAGCTGATGATCAGAACGAGTATCTGGACGGCATG GACTCAAACTTCCTGAGTGCGACGGGCCTGCTGACCGGCAGCGTGAAGCGGTTCTCCACGATGGTCCGGTCCGGTCGGGACAACCGGCGGATCCTCTGCTACGTCTCCGTCGGTCTGGTTCTAGTGTTCTTCATGTTCTACTATCTGGTCTCCAGGATCCAGCGCTGA